A genomic region of Aspergillus oryzae RIB40 DNA, chromosome 1 contains the following coding sequences:
- a CDS encoding HET domain-containing protein (predicted protein) yields the protein MSGHLDDYPLDTARREIRLLTIVPALSSKARIKCSLQVASLDAFPRYEAISYVWGDIQEKQDILLDGRTVQVPTNVRRILQRLRHRMQRRVIWIDYVCIDQENVAEKNTQVPLMSAIYANATSVLAIISLDNLSDNATDAIDWMKTADMEKGKWKEACRRVNCILSQISMRYERRLAVSLRNVVSFYVNFLFAEYWTRMWTFQEYQSSQGKPPICICGDVEFPAPDESAFGSVFVSVFRRFRKMSSKAEERGRRPQLRNHYKEIERLTIKFHNTLSKVNYMWVSDRQEFFVQDLLRQTSGRKCQNPKDKIYALYGLLPSLREAYPPDYNKSLSQVIFETAKYILNKEHGGLSMLDIFCLREDRLENISIPSWVPDLTATSLVSTGTLGRHSSRFGIAYKIRETVPGRYLEITEDHSVLCLSGRPIGKCRPVFQFASDVKSVLAQIMGVIQMHGYGCHVWNNVWEPENIPLRFVQGCCVFSNHDDAEFDRSTLGSLRTIFETLDMTHQDADTVLETFAEAGFEFLRDLVPRLYNIEVFTIHHMSSVSFGFSEQSVKKDDQVFVNVSQFNMPFVLRHGCGTDYNRGQVYHKLIILRVL from the exons ATGTCGGGCCATCTAGACGACTATCCTCTCGATACAGCTAGGAGGGAGATCCGGCTTTTAACGATTGTACCCGCTCTATCCTCCAAAGCTCGTATTAAATGTTCCCTGCAAGTTGCATCATTGGACGCTTTCCCTCGATATGAAGCGATCTCGTATGTATGGGGTGACATCCAAGAGAAGCAGGATATTCTACTCGACGGGCGTACAGTCCAGGTCCCAACGAATGTCCGTCGAATTTTGCAAAGACTCCGCCACCGCATGCAGCGTCGTGTTATATGGATAGACTACGTCTGCATTGATCAAGAGAATGTGGCAGAGAAGAACACCCAGGTTCCTCTGATGAGTGCAATATATGCCAATGCAACATCTGTCCTCGCAATCATTAGCTTGGATAACCTCAGTGACAATGCGACAGACGCCATtgactggatgaagacagCTGACatggagaaagggaaatggaaagaagcatGCCGGCGGGTAAACTGCATTCTAAGCCAAATATCAATGAGGTATGAAAGGCGCCTTGCAGTCTCACTGAGGAACGTCGTCAGTTTCTATGTCAATTTTCTCTTCGCGGAGTACTGGACGCGTATGTGGACATTTCAAGAATATCAATCGTCTCAAGGGAAACCACCAATCTGTATATGTGGCGATGTGGAATTTCCAGCCCCCGATGAATCAGCCTTTGGATCCGTATTTGTCTCGGTATTTCGACGTTTCCGCAAGATGTCTTCCAAggctgaagaaagagggagacgGCCGCAATTACGAAACCACTACAAAGAGATTGAAAGACTTACTATAAAGTTCCATAATACACTTAGTAAGGTCAACTATATGTGGGTTTCAGATAGGCAAGAATTCTTTGTGCAAGACCTGCTGCGCCAAACGAGCGGCCGCAAGTGTCAAAACCCAAAGGACAAGATATATGCCTTATATGGTCTTCTCCCATCGTTGCGGGAGGCATATCCACCGGACTATAATAAGTCTCTGTCccaagtcatcttcgaaACAGCAAAATACATTCTGAACAAGGAACACGGTGGCTTATCTATGCTAGATATTTTCTGCCTGCGTGAGGATCGCCTGGAGAACATTTCTATTCCTTCTTGGGTGCCGGATCTCACAGCGACATCTCTAGTGTCCACAGGCACTCTTGGGCGTCACTCTTCGAGGTTTGGCATCGCCTACAAAATTCGGGAGACCGTACCTGGGCGCTATCTTGAGATCACGGAAGATCATTCAGTCCTATGCCTTTCAGGGCGTCCGATTGGAAAATGCAGGCCAGTATTTCAGTTTGCATCCGACGTGAAGAGCGTTCTAGCTCAGATAATGGGCGTGATTCAGATGCATGGTTATGGGTGCCATGTGTGGAATAATGTCTGGGAGCCCGAGAACATCCCACTCAGATTTGTTCAAGGATGCTGTGTTTTCTCCAATCATGACGATGCCGAGTTTGATCGGTCTACCTTGGGTTCGCTCCGCACTATATTTGAGACACTAGACATGACCCACCAAGATGCTGACACAGTACTGGAGACGTTCGCTGAAGCGGGGTTTGAATTCCTCAGGGACCTGGTGCCGAGACTTTACAACATCGAGGTTTTTACTATCCACCATATGTCCTCTGTCAGTTTTGGCTTCAGTGAACAAAGTGTGAAAAAAGACGACCAGGTGTTCGTTAACGTTAGTCAGTTTAATATGCCCTTTGTCCTGCGACATGGTTGTGGCACAGACTATAACAGAGGCCAAGTATACCATAAGTTG ATTATTTTGAGGGTACTCTAG
- a CDS encoding uncharacterized protein (predicted protein): protein MSAALPYLQKLRKSQLTDWAEATDLHNYEEYNKPELATLLDQHLQANQSIFAKDARLTDYYRRLSQTPRKGSPVKRDPRVEISPLAKETPRSVLRSARRRQTRALEEEVKEDEAKEEANEEPKEELKEEPSAEPKEEAEQLQEESDASPPPVFQTPGPSPLNFQSALPASPALIADVVDRESVAWRKKASDWWTGSGVPDSTQSLRSLLSSAKAVQILTLLLEGCSIIYEILPLRFVSTISIWAIEISIKVPDVFVLVDSVFWAPFSLWLLTSILLPLTVAYFFNISLNITQGSSAASHTRRSRASPDNFDPLSFNIAKAGLSYLVYARQFNFFNLYSQFSIARVNAAVPGQWAGLVTGSAIGLVGTLYEAILRK, encoded by the exons ATGTCTGCCGCATTGCCTTATTTACAGAAACTGCGCAAGTCCCAACTGACGGACTGGGCGGAAGCTACTGATCTTCACAA TTATGAGGAATACAATAAACCGGAACTTGCCACGCTGTTGGATCAACATCTCCAAGCTAACCAGTCCATCTTCGCGAAGGATGCGCGACTAACGGATTACTACCGACGCCTGTCGCAAACCCCGCGCAAGGGGTCGCCGGTCAAGAGAGACCCCCGCGTGGAAATCTCGCCACTTGCGAAAGAAACACCGCGGTCGGTGCTACGGTCGGCGCGTCGCAGACAGACGAGAgccttggaggaagaggtgaagGAAGACGaggccaaggaagaggcgaaTGAGGAACCCAAGGAGGAACTCAAGGAGGAACCAAGCGCGGAACCTAaagaggaggctgagcaACTCCA AGAGGAATCCGACGCGTCCCCACCACCTGTCTTCCAGACTCCTGGGCCGTCGCCGCTGAACTTTCAATCGGCCTTGCCCGCATCGCCGGCCCTCATCGCTGATGTGGTCGACCGGGAGTCCGTCGCGTGGCGCAAGAAGGCTAGCGATTGGTGGACTGGCTCAGGGGTGCCGGATAGCACGCAGTCCTTGCGCTCCTTGCTCAGCAGTGCGAAAGCCGTCCAGATTCTGACGTTGCTGCTCGAAGGGTGTTCCATCATATACGAAATTCTGCCGCTGCGATTTGTGTCTACCATTTCGATTTGGGCGATTGAGATCTCCATCAAGGTTCCCGATGTCTTTGTCCTCGTCGACAGCGTATTTTGGGCCCCGTTCTCGTTGTGGTTGCTGACCAGCATTCTCCTGCCGCTGACCGTCGCatacttcttcaacatcagcCTGAACATCACGCAAGGCAGTAGTGCCGCGTCCCACACGCGCCGCAGCCGCGCGTCGCCTGACAACTTCGACCCGCTCAGCTTCAACATTGCCAAGGCGGGGCTCTCATACCTGGTGTATGCCCGGCagttcaacttcttcaacctgTACAGTCAATTCTCGATCGCCCGGGTGAATGCCGCGGTCCCCGGTCAATGGGCTGGCTTGGTGACTGGGTCTGCGATCGGTCTGGTCGGCACTCTGTACGAAGCGATCCTGCGGAAGTAG